Proteins co-encoded in one Ralstonia sp. RRA genomic window:
- a CDS encoding NCS1 family nucleobase:cation symporter-1, protein MKQAAHPAEPLAAGSSLYNDDLAPTGVAQRTWKWYHFAALWVGMVMNIASYMLAAGLTEQGMSPWQAVVTVLLGNAIVLVPMLLIGHAGAKHGIPYAVLVRTSFGTQGAKLPALLRAIVACGWYGIQTWLGGSAIYTLANILTGNALHGAVLPFLDISVGQLACFLLFWALQLYFILHGTDSIRWLESWSAPIKIVMCIVLVWWATSKAGGAGSMLSTPSQFVAGGKKAGQFWATFWPSLTAMVGFWATLALNIPDFTRFAKSQRDQIIGQSIGLPIPMALLSVISVVVTSATVVIYGKAIWDPIDLTSRMTGIGVGIALIILTLDTMCCNLAANLVGPAYDFSSLWPKGISYKTGGLITATIAIVMMPWKILATSEGYIFTWLVGYSALLGPVAGIMMVDYFLIRGTRLNARELFDEHGEYTYTGGWNLGAVVALAVGVLPNLPGFLHTAFPSTFPNVPAFFNTLYTYAWFVGLVLAALVYSAWMKLRGSPSASVASA, encoded by the coding sequence ATGAAGCAGGCAGCGCACCCCGCCGAACCGCTCGCGGCCGGCAGCAGTCTTTACAACGATGACCTGGCGCCCACTGGCGTGGCCCAGCGCACCTGGAAGTGGTACCACTTTGCGGCGCTGTGGGTCGGCATGGTGATGAACATCGCCTCGTACATGCTGGCTGCGGGGTTGACGGAGCAGGGCATGTCGCCGTGGCAGGCGGTGGTGACGGTGCTGCTGGGCAACGCCATCGTACTGGTGCCGATGCTGTTGATCGGCCACGCGGGCGCCAAGCACGGAATTCCGTATGCGGTGCTGGTGCGCACATCGTTCGGCACGCAGGGGGCGAAGCTGCCGGCGCTGCTGCGTGCCATCGTCGCGTGCGGCTGGTATGGCATCCAGACGTGGCTGGGCGGCAGCGCCATCTATACGCTGGCCAACATCCTGACGGGCAATGCCCTGCATGGCGCCGTGCTGCCGTTTCTTGATATCTCGGTGGGGCAGTTGGCGTGCTTCCTGCTGTTCTGGGCGTTGCAGCTTTATTTCATCCTGCACGGCACCGACTCGATCCGCTGGCTAGAAAGCTGGTCTGCCCCCATCAAGATCGTGATGTGCATCGTGCTGGTGTGGTGGGCCACGTCCAAGGCGGGCGGCGCGGGCTCGATGCTGTCCACGCCGTCGCAGTTCGTGGCCGGCGGAAAAAAGGCCGGCCAGTTCTGGGCAACGTTTTGGCCGAGTCTCACGGCCATGGTTGGCTTCTGGGCGACGCTGGCACTGAACATTCCCGACTTCACGCGCTTTGCCAAATCGCAGCGTGACCAGATCATCGGCCAGTCGATTGGTCTGCCGATTCCGATGGCGTTGCTGTCCGTCATCTCGGTGGTGGTCACGTCGGCCACCGTGGTCATCTACGGCAAGGCCATCTGGGACCCGATCGACCTCACCAGTCGCATGACCGGCATCGGCGTGGGGATCGCGCTCATCATCCTCACGCTGGACACCATGTGCTGCAACCTAGCGGCGAACTTGGTCGGGCCCGCATACGATTTTTCCAGCCTGTGGCCCAAGGGCATTTCGTACAAGACGGGTGGGTTGATTACCGCCACCATCGCCATCGTGATGATGCCGTGGAAGATTCTGGCCACGTCGGAGGGCTACATCTTCACGTGGCTGGTGGGCTATTCCGCGCTGCTGGGGCCGGTGGCCGGCATCATGATGGTCGACTACTTCCTCATCCGCGGCACGCGTCTGAACGCGCGCGAGCTGTTCGACGAGCACGGCGAATACACCTACACCGGCGGCTGGAATCTCGGTGCGGTGGTGGCGCTGGCTGTGGGCGTGCTGCCTAACCTGCCGGGTTTTCTGCATACCGCGTTTCCGAGCACGTTCCCGAACGTGCCGGCGTTCTTCAACACGCTCTACACGTACGCGTGGTTCGTTGGCCTCGTGCTGGCGGCGCTGGTCTACAGCGCGTGGATGAAGCTGCGCGGCAGCCCGAGCGCCAGCGTGGCGAGTGCCTGA
- the preA gene encoding NAD-dependent dihydropyrimidine dehydrogenase subunit PreA: MADLRCTIAGIKSPNPFWLASAPPTDKAYNVNRAFEAGWGGVVWKTLGLDPHVVNVSSRYGAVQWNGQRIAGLNNIELITDRPLDVNLREIAQVKRDWPDRALIVSLMVPCNEHDWKWILPMVEDTGADAVELNFGCPHGMSERGMGAAVGQVPEYVEMVTRWVKEATKLPCLVKLTPNITDIRLGSRAAYKGGADGVSLINTINSIVAVDLDQMAPMPTVDGKGTHGGYCGPAVKPIALNMVAEIARDTQTPNLPISGIGGISNWRDAAEFIVLGAGSVQVCTAAMHYGFRIVQDMADGLANWMDEKGYATLDDIRGRAVPNVTDWKYLNLKYDIKARIDQDRCIQCGLCHIACEDTSHQAITREKDGKRHFEVVDAECVGCNLCMHVCPVEQCITMERVDAGDYANWTTHPNNPARAVASAPDTGATEPAPAAKAA; encoded by the coding sequence ATGGCTGACTTGCGCTGCACGATTGCTGGCATCAAATCGCCGAACCCCTTCTGGCTGGCTTCCGCGCCGCCCACCGACAAGGCCTACAACGTCAACCGCGCGTTTGAAGCGGGCTGGGGCGGCGTGGTGTGGAAGACGCTGGGGCTCGACCCGCATGTGGTCAACGTCAGTTCGCGCTATGGCGCGGTGCAATGGAACGGCCAGCGCATCGCGGGGCTGAACAACATCGAGCTGATCACCGATCGTCCGCTGGACGTGAACCTGCGCGAGATTGCGCAAGTCAAGCGCGACTGGCCGGATCGCGCGCTGATCGTCTCGCTGATGGTGCCGTGCAACGAGCACGACTGGAAATGGATCCTGCCGATGGTGGAAGACACCGGTGCCGATGCGGTCGAACTCAATTTCGGCTGCCCGCACGGCATGAGCGAGCGCGGCATGGGCGCGGCGGTCGGGCAGGTGCCGGAGTATGTGGAGATGGTGACCCGCTGGGTGAAGGAAGCGACCAAGCTGCCGTGCCTGGTGAAGCTCACACCCAATATCACCGACATCCGTTTGGGCTCGCGGGCGGCGTACAAGGGTGGGGCGGATGGCGTGTCGCTCATCAACACGATCAACTCCATCGTGGCGGTGGACCTGGATCAGATGGCGCCGATGCCAACCGTGGACGGCAAAGGCACCCACGGCGGCTACTGCGGCCCGGCCGTCAAGCCGATCGCGCTGAACATGGTGGCCGAGATCGCCCGCGATACGCAAACGCCCAATCTGCCGATCTCCGGTATCGGCGGTATTTCCAACTGGCGCGATGCGGCGGAGTTCATCGTGCTGGGCGCCGGTAGCGTGCAGGTGTGCACGGCGGCCATGCATTACGGTTTTCGCATCGTGCAGGACATGGCCGACGGCTTGGCCAACTGGATGGACGAGAAGGGCTACGCCACGCTGGACGACATCCGGGGCCGCGCCGTGCCCAATGTGACGGACTGGAAATACCTGAACCTGAAGTACGACATCAAGGCGCGCATCGACCAGGATCGCTGCATCCAGTGCGGCCTGTGCCATATCGCTTGCGAAGACACCTCGCACCAGGCCATCACGCGCGAGAAAGACGGCAAGCGCCACTTCGAGGTGGTCGACGCCGAATGCGTCGGGTGCAATTTATGCATGCATGTCTGCCCGGTCGAGCAGTGCATCACGATGGAGCGTGTGGACGCGGGCGACTACGCCAACTGGACCACGCATCCGAACAATCCGGCGCGCGCGGTTGCCAGTGCGCCGGACACAGGGGCCACAGAGCCAGCGCCTGCGGCCAAGGCAGCGTGA
- a CDS encoding NAD(P)-dependent oxidoreductase, producing the protein MAIKETGDIAAHRLSPEQLSCEFADIAPLLDPTAAAAAASRCHYCYDAPCVQACPTQIDIPSFIRKIGNGNLKGAAVDILSANPLGGMCARVCPTEILCEGACVRNDQDAQPVAIGALQRHATDWAMAKGTVLFKRAPETGRHVAVVGAGPAGLACAHRLALAGHSVTLFDAHAKPGGLNEYGIAAYKTVDDFAQREVAWLLSVGGIELKTGVVLGGDMSLDALRKQHDAVFLAIGLGGVRALALEGEDLSGVMNAVDFIEQVRQAASLETVPVGRRVVVIGGGNTAVDAAVQSRKLGATTVTMVYRRGVESMSATWAEREFAQKNGVTLITHAKPVRLIGQGGQVIGVEFERSGEAGERFTVDADMVLKAIGQTLVPIGVDGELLTVDASRIAVDAGGRTTLPDVWAGGDCAATGGIDLTVQAVQDGKVAAASIDAYLASLTAKAA; encoded by the coding sequence ATGGCTATCAAGGAAACGGGCGATATTGCCGCGCACCGCTTGTCGCCGGAGCAGTTGTCGTGCGAGTTTGCCGACATTGCGCCGTTGCTCGACCCAACCGCCGCGGCGGCTGCGGCCAGCCGCTGTCACTACTGCTACGACGCACCGTGCGTGCAAGCGTGTCCGACGCAGATCGACATTCCCAGCTTCATCCGCAAGATCGGTAACGGCAACCTGAAGGGCGCGGCGGTAGACATCCTCTCCGCTAACCCGCTCGGCGGCATGTGCGCGCGGGTGTGCCCCACCGAGATCCTGTGCGAGGGCGCATGCGTGCGCAACGATCAGGATGCGCAGCCCGTGGCGATTGGCGCGCTGCAGCGTCATGCCACCGATTGGGCGATGGCCAAGGGTACGGTGCTCTTCAAGCGGGCGCCAGAAACCGGCCGTCATGTGGCGGTGGTTGGTGCTGGGCCAGCGGGCCTTGCGTGTGCGCACCGGCTGGCGCTGGCCGGGCACAGCGTCACGCTGTTCGACGCGCATGCCAAGCCGGGTGGCCTGAACGAGTACGGCATCGCCGCCTACAAGACCGTCGACGATTTTGCGCAGCGCGAGGTGGCGTGGCTGCTGTCGGTGGGCGGCATTGAACTGAAGACCGGCGTGGTACTGGGCGGCGACATGTCGCTGGATGCGTTGCGCAAGCAGCATGACGCGGTGTTCTTGGCGATCGGACTGGGTGGCGTGCGTGCGTTGGCGCTGGAAGGTGAAGACCTCTCGGGAGTGATGAACGCCGTCGATTTCATTGAGCAGGTGCGCCAAGCCGCGTCGCTTGAAACTGTGCCGGTCGGCCGGCGCGTGGTGGTCATCGGCGGTGGCAACACCGCAGTGGATGCGGCGGTGCAAAGCCGCAAGCTCGGTGCGACCACGGTGACGATGGTCTACCGGCGCGGTGTCGAATCGATGAGTGCCACCTGGGCTGAGCGCGAATTTGCGCAGAAGAACGGCGTCACCCTCATTACGCATGCCAAGCCGGTGCGGTTGATTGGGCAGGGCGGGCAGGTGATCGGCGTGGAGTTCGAGCGCTCGGGTGAAGCAGGCGAACGCTTTACGGTCGATGCCGACATGGTGCTCAAGGCCATCGGCCAGACGCTGGTGCCGATCGGCGTGGATGGCGAACTGCTGACCGTTGACGCCAGCCGCATCGCCGTGGACGCGGGCGGGCGCACCACGTTGCCTGACGTGTGGGCCGGCGGCGATTGCGCGGCCACGGGCGGTATCGACCTGACGGTGCAGGCCGTGCAGGACGGCAAGGTCGCCGCCGCCTCCATCGACGCTTATCTGGCAAGCCTCACCGCCAAGGCGGCCTGA